From one Dermatophagoides farinae isolate YC_2012a chromosome 5, ASM2471394v1, whole genome shotgun sequence genomic stretch:
- the LOC124499653 gene encoding ubiquitin-like protein 3: MADTIPSDKINLRLIMPAYGESGKAKDFIFSPSDSAADIAQFVFNHWPDDWADQAVPKPEILRLIFQGRFLHGNVTLGILQLPLGKTTVMHLVPREHLPKVNSQDNCPKSKDRSSGCCSCLGSCSIL; the protein is encoded by the exons atggccgaTACAATACCATCGGATAAG ATTAATTTACGATTAATAATGCCAGCATATGGTGAAAGTGGTAAAGCAAAAGATTTCATATTTTC acCCAGTGATTCGGCTGCAGATATAGctcaatttgttttcaatcattgGCCTGAtg ATTGGGCCGATCAAGCTGTACCGAAACCGGAAATATTacgattaatttttcaagGCAGATTTCTACATGGAAATGTAACATTAGGGA TTTTACAATTACCATTAGGCAAAACGACAGTCATGCATCTAGTGCCCAGAGAACATTTACCTAAAGTCAATTCACAAG ATAATTGCCCAAAAAGCAAAGATAGAAGTAGTGGATGTTGTAGTTGTTTAGGATCATGTTCAATACTCTAA